CCTTCCATAGGCTTGATGACCGAGGACAACGCACCTGCCGCGCTGAAGAAACTCGTGTCAAAAGGGCATTTGGGCGTAAAGTCGGGTAAGGGCTTTTATGATTACGGTGGAGAGGAACTTCAAGAGATTTATGAACGGCGAGACAAGTTGCTGTTACGCATGAGAGAAGTGCTCCAAGAGATTGAGGAGGAGTTGTGGGCCTCTGACTAAGCAACCCAATTTGTGGAGGCATGGGGAATAGGTTTTCGTCACCTGTTGCGTACGCCAGCCCCACTATTTCGTAAACAATAAGCTCGTCTGAAGAATTGCAGGAGAGTCTATGGCAGATCCAGTGATCCTAACCGCTGCCGTTACCGGATCTTTTCCCACAAAGGAAATGAATCCGGCCGTACCCTATACACCCAAAGAAATCGCGGATGCCGCGGTAGAGAGCTGCAAGGCCGGAGCTGCGATAGCTCATATTCACGTCAGAGATCCGGAAACAGGAGAACCGGCGTTCAAAGTTGAGCTTTTCAGAGAGGTATTGGAACGTATCCGCGAGAAGTGCGACATGATCGTAAATCTCACCACCAGCGGACTGCGTCTGGCAGGGTCGGATGTGATCATGCAGCGTCTTCAACCCGTATTTCTCAAACCCGATATCTGCTCCCTGGATTTAGGATCGATGAATTTTCACGACCGTGTGTTCAACAACCCGCCGGAATGGTCGGAAAGCGCGGCAAAATGCATGCTGGAGAATGGTGTAAAACCCGAGATAGAGGTCTTCGACACAGGCCATATCTGGCAGGCGGCAGATCTTGTTCGGCGGGGACTGATCGACCCGCCGCCTTATTTCCAGTTGTGCATGGGCGTACAGTGGGGCATTGAAGCCTCTGCTGAAAACCTCCTCTTCATGAAGAGCAAACTGCCTGCTAATGCCCTATGGAGTGTTCTTGGGACCGGGAAGTCCCAGCTCCCCATGATTACGATGTCCCTGATCCTGGGGGGAAACGTTAGGGTCGGCTTCGAAGACAACATCTATCTGAAAAGAGGCGTCTTGGCCAAGAGCAATGCGCATTTTGTGGAGATGGCCGCGGATCTGGCTGAGCGACTTGGCAGACAGGTGGCCACACCCGCGCAGGCTCGGAAGATGCTCGGGATCAAAAAACCCGGCTAAAATACCATACCAGGCGCCAAAAAAGTTTTGTCCGATTCGATAGGACCCCATTCCGTCATTCCTGCGGAAGCAGGAATCCAGTCCCGCCGCGGGATTTCCTGAGAAGGCACTGCTGGGCAAGCCAGCAGTGGCACCCGCTTCGCTGCGATGTTCCAAGTTTCATTGCAAATCGGTATCAGTCTCCAGGGAAATGCTTTTCAATAAGGTCCGCAACTTCTCGCAGCCAATCTTCGCGCTGCTCCGGCGTGCTGGTGACGATCACGGTAAACATTCTCCGGTGAAAGTTCCTTACTCCGCAAAGATC
This portion of the Desulfomonile tiedjei genome encodes:
- a CDS encoding 3-keto-5-aminohexanoate cleavage protein, with the protein product MADPVILTAAVTGSFPTKEMNPAVPYTPKEIADAAVESCKAGAAIAHIHVRDPETGEPAFKVELFREVLERIREKCDMIVNLTTSGLRLAGSDVIMQRLQPVFLKPDICSLDLGSMNFHDRVFNNPPEWSESAAKCMLENGVKPEIEVFDTGHIWQAADLVRRGLIDPPPYFQLCMGVQWGIEASAENLLFMKSKLPANALWSVLGTGKSQLPMITMSLILGGNVRVGFEDNIYLKRGVLAKSNAHFVEMAADLAERLGRQVATPAQARKMLGIKKPG